Proteins encoded within one genomic window of Companilactobacillus sp.:
- a CDS encoding DNA polymerase III subunit delta', whose product MEDITQEQPKVISEFQKIIQANMLSHAYLIDDASSQVRNQMAIWIAQTQFCEHLVDGLPDQTCQKCQNIALGDNPDVLQVTTDKQSIGVDDIKFFKKEANMTATQGNRRILIINEAEKMTSAASNNLLKTIEEPEGNLMIILLCNSAKQMLPTIQSRVQIFHLSNKSNSDEIADLQKVGYKEATAKLALTMSDVKYLLSMNGDNYQALHGAIITWLKRCNNRQPDSFIDVQTDIMPLIENKSHQQLFFDMMNQIFSDILSIRYNLDNTKLVNEDILSNRNIPTVVEFSEELFHAEEMWKSNVAFQAILEDLSLKYVN is encoded by the coding sequence ATGGAAGATATTACACAAGAGCAACCAAAAGTAATTTCTGAATTTCAAAAAATAATCCAAGCAAATATGTTGAGTCATGCGTATTTGATCGATGACGCATCCTCGCAGGTCCGTAATCAAATGGCCATTTGGATCGCACAGACTCAATTTTGCGAACATTTAGTCGATGGCTTGCCAGATCAAACTTGTCAAAAATGTCAAAATATTGCTTTGGGCGATAACCCTGACGTTTTGCAGGTGACGACTGACAAACAGAGTATCGGTGTCGACGACATCAAATTTTTTAAAAAAGAAGCTAATATGACTGCTACTCAAGGTAATCGCCGGATTTTGATTATCAATGAGGCTGAGAAGATGACTAGTGCGGCCAGCAACAATTTGCTCAAGACAATCGAAGAGCCCGAGGGTAATTTGATGATCATTTTGCTGTGTAATTCAGCAAAGCAAATGTTGCCAACGATCCAGTCGCGAGTTCAGATTTTTCATCTATCTAATAAGAGCAACAGCGATGAGATTGCTGACTTGCAAAAGGTCGGCTACAAAGAAGCAACTGCCAAATTAGCTTTAACAATGTCTGACGTTAAGTACTTGCTGTCGATGAATGGCGATAATTATCAAGCTTTGCACGGAGCAATTATTACTTGGCTAAAGCGTTGCAATAATCGTCAACCAGATAGTTTTATTGATGTTCAGACTGATATAATGCCATTGATCGAAAATAAAAGTCATCAGCAATTATTTTTTGACATGATGAATCAAATTTTTAGTGATATATTATCAATTAGGTATAATCTTGATAACACAAAATTGGTCAATGAGGATATACTATCTAACCGGAATATCCCAACAGTAGTTGAATTTTCCGAAGAGCTATTTCACGCGGAAGAAATGTGGAAAAGTAACGTGGCATTTCAAGCAATTCTTGAAGATTTATCATTAAAATATGTGAATTAG
- a CDS encoding YbaB/EbfC family nucleoid-associated protein: protein MSKGPNFGNMGGNMADLMRQAQKMQQQVQEAQSEIKNTEYEGKAAGELVTVKINGERKVTDLKIAEKLIDPDDPDTLQDMVIMALNDANDKMLEDQKNKLGQYAGGLSGMNGLM from the coding sequence ATGAGTAAAGGACCTAACTTTGGAAATATGGGCGGAAATATGGCAGACTTAATGCGTCAAGCACAAAAGATGCAACAACAAGTTCAAGAAGCCCAAAGCGAAATCAAGAACACTGAATACGAAGGTAAAGCCGCTGGTGAATTAGTAACAGTTAAGATCAACGGTGAAAGAAAGGTTACCGACTTAAAGATTGCCGAAAAGTTAATTGATCCAGACGATCCTGATACATTGCAAGATATGGTTATCATGGCTTTAAATGATGCCAATGATAAAATGCTTGAAGATCAAAAGAACAAGCTTGGTCAATACGCCGGCGGTTTAAGTGGTATGAATGGATTGATGTAA
- a CDS encoding nucleoside deaminase: protein MQFPDNKMHDFMQMALDQAQIAQSHGEVPIGCIIVDNRTSEIVSVGYNEREETQNAIKHAEIIAIENACAKIGSWRLEHMSLFVTLEPCPMCAGAIINSRVEEVIFGAYDPKAGSVGSINNLFEETKYNHQPEYVGGMLANESAELLQNFFREIRRKK, encoded by the coding sequence ATGCAATTCCCAGATAATAAGATGCACGACTTTATGCAAATGGCGTTAGATCAAGCCCAAATAGCTCAAAGCCATGGAGAAGTCCCAATCGGTTGTATCATCGTTGATAATCGAACATCCGAAATTGTTTCGGTTGGATATAATGAACGTGAAGAAACTCAAAATGCAATCAAGCACGCCGAGATCATCGCCATTGAAAATGCCTGTGCAAAGATCGGCAGTTGGCGTTTAGAACATATGAGTTTATTCGTAACGCTTGAGCCATGTCCAATGTGTGCTGGAGCAATTATCAACAGTCGAGTTGAAGAAGTAATTTTCGGAGCATATGACCCCAAGGCGGGTTCAGTCGGCTCGATCAATAACTTATTTGAAGAAACTAAATACAATCATCAACCTGAATATGTTGGTGGAATGTTGGCAAACGAATCGGCAGAGCTTCTCCAAAATTTCTTTCGAGAAATCCGTCGTAAAAAGTAG
- the tmk gene encoding dTMP kinase: MSGIFISFEGPDGAGKTTALTSLTPKLKALTEQEIVFSREPGGSPIAEKIRKIILDIHDQEMDDRTEALLYAAARRQHLVDVILPTLNADKILLSDRFVDSSIAYQGGGREIGTKEVAEINDFAIDGHLPDLTIYFDISPEVGLSRIRKDHQQAMDRLEKASLDFHKRVHDSYLKLVHDNPDRIVSINADQAPDQVVEDAVNVIIQRFPNVFNGGR; encoded by the coding sequence ATGTCAGGAATTTTTATATCGTTTGAAGGCCCTGATGGAGCTGGTAAGACAACTGCATTAACTAGCTTGACACCTAAGCTAAAAGCTCTTACAGAGCAAGAAATCGTGTTTTCAAGAGAACCTGGTGGCAGTCCCATCGCTGAGAAAATCCGTAAGATCATTTTAGATATTCATGATCAAGAAATGGACGACCGAACTGAAGCATTATTATATGCTGCAGCTAGACGTCAACACTTGGTCGATGTGATCTTGCCAACTTTAAATGCCGATAAGATTTTATTGAGCGATCGCTTCGTCGATAGTTCAATCGCTTATCAAGGTGGCGGACGTGAGATCGGTACCAAAGAAGTTGCTGAGATCAATGATTTTGCCATTGATGGACACCTGCCTGATCTGACGATCTACTTCGATATTTCACCTGAAGTAGGTCTCTCCAGAATCAGAAAAGACCATCAACAAGCAATGGATCGCCTAGAAAAAGCATCATTAGATTTCCACAAGCGGGTTCATGATTCTTATTTGAAATTAGTCCATGACAATCCAGATAGAATCGTCAGCATCAACGCTGACCAAGCGCCTGACCAAGTGGTCGAAGATGCAGTGAATGTGATTATCCAACGTTTCCCAAATGTTTTTAATGGAGGTCGATAA
- the recR gene encoding recombination mediator RecR, with protein MNYPEPITKLIDSYMLLPGIGRKTATRMAFYTLSMDKDDVKEFSDNLMSAKTDLHSCKICGNITTDEVCSICRDKNRDQSTILVVEQPKDIMSIDDMNAYNGLYHVLGGVLSPVDGIGPENLNIKLLLNRLRENKAVKELIIATNATPDGEATAQYLAKLVKPAGIKVTRLARGLAVGSDIEYADEMTLKSAVLGRREI; from the coding sequence ATGAATTACCCAGAACCAATTACGAAATTAATCGATAGTTATATGTTATTGCCAGGTATCGGTCGCAAGACCGCTACTAGAATGGCTTTTTATACCCTAAGTATGGATAAGGATGACGTCAAAGAATTCTCTGACAATTTAATGTCAGCCAAGACTGATCTTCATTCATGCAAGATCTGTGGAAATATCACGACCGACGAAGTTTGTTCGATCTGTCGCGATAAGAATCGTGATCAATCTACTATTTTAGTAGTTGAACAACCAAAAGATATTATGTCGATTGACGATATGAATGCTTACAATGGCTTGTACCACGTTCTTGGTGGCGTTTTGTCGCCAGTAGATGGAATCGGTCCTGAGAATCTTAATATTAAGTTGCTCTTGAATCGACTCCGTGAAAACAAGGCCGTTAAAGAATTGATCATCGCAACCAATGCAACTCCAGATGGTGAAGCAACTGCGCAATATCTTGCTAAGTTAGTTAAACCAGCCGGAATCAAAGTTACTCGTCTTGCACGAGGCCTTGCAGTAGGTTCAGATATCGAATATGCCGATGAAATGACACTGAAGAGTGCAGTTCTAGGACGCAGGGAGATATAA
- the dnaX gene encoding DNA polymerase III subunit gamma/tau, translating to MAYQALYRVWRPQTFADVVGQEVITQTLRNAVASNMTSHAYLFSGPRGTGKTSCAKILAKAVNCLNPQDGEPCNECEICKAANENRLNDVIEIDAASNNGVEEIRDIRDKVKYAPTEAKFKVYIIDEVHMLSQGAFNALLKTLEEPPENVMFILATTEPQKIPATIISRTQSFTFRRISRQDILARMELILNDKQIEYDEEALNIIATSAEGGMRDALSILDQALSFGNDKLTLNNAQEVTGALSNEQIVSYMKAVAENKPADALTSLYNILGSGRSAIRFTEMIIRVCRNLILYNSNSDLSNKMDNTIMTKEMLSIADKFDDDRLFYIVDQVSNTQRNLKNSNQTDVYMEILTVKISEPQVEKAANASAEPVEQASSSVDNAQVDRLSDEVKKLKSEIKNISENGVSAKPATRKPKPKPSGQKKNYLNKTAIYRVLSKATKQDLNAAKDIWPDVMSMLSVTQRAMMRVSEPVAACPDGLVMAFDYPMWFEQAQEDQDLLDSLTADVSKLLKKDCEIVMVPKNDWPTIRKEYIANNIDLDKNNDVKSKPEATKSDKTVDEAVNLFGEDNVEIKND from the coding sequence ATGGCATATCAAGCATTATATCGGGTATGGCGTCCCCAAACATTTGCTGATGTAGTGGGTCAAGAAGTGATCACACAAACATTACGTAATGCTGTCGCAAGTAACATGACTAGCCATGCATATTTGTTCAGTGGACCACGAGGAACAGGTAAGACCTCTTGTGCCAAAATTTTGGCCAAAGCTGTTAACTGTTTAAATCCTCAAGATGGCGAACCTTGCAATGAGTGTGAGATCTGTAAAGCAGCAAATGAAAACCGCCTTAACGATGTTATCGAAATCGATGCGGCCTCAAACAATGGGGTTGAGGAGATCCGTGATATTCGTGACAAAGTGAAATACGCTCCGACAGAAGCTAAGTTTAAAGTTTATATCATCGATGAAGTTCATATGCTTTCTCAAGGTGCTTTTAATGCCTTATTGAAAACACTGGAAGAACCACCTGAGAATGTAATGTTTATCTTAGCCACAACCGAGCCACAAAAGATTCCAGCTACAATTATTTCGAGAACCCAAAGTTTTACTTTCAGACGAATTTCTCGACAAGATATTTTGGCACGAATGGAATTGATCTTAAACGATAAACAAATCGAATATGATGAAGAAGCTTTAAACATCATCGCTACATCTGCAGAAGGTGGAATGCGTGATGCCTTAAGTATCCTTGATCAAGCTTTGTCATTTGGAAACGACAAGTTGACTTTGAACAACGCTCAAGAAGTTACCGGTGCGTTGAGCAACGAGCAAATTGTTTCTTACATGAAGGCAGTGGCTGAGAATAAACCGGCCGATGCCTTGACTAGTTTGTACAACATTTTGGGCAGCGGTCGTTCAGCAATTCGATTTACCGAGATGATCATCCGTGTTTGTCGTAATCTGATCCTCTACAATTCGAATTCTGATTTGTCGAACAAGATGGATAACACGATCATGACGAAGGAAATGTTGTCGATAGCTGATAAGTTTGACGATGATCGACTTTTTTACATTGTTGACCAAGTCAGCAATACGCAACGTAACTTGAAGAATTCCAATCAAACTGATGTTTATATGGAGATCTTGACTGTCAAGATCAGCGAACCACAAGTTGAAAAAGCGGCCAATGCGAGCGCTGAGCCTGTTGAGCAAGCTAGTTCATCTGTGGATAACGCTCAAGTTGATCGATTAAGCGATGAAGTTAAAAAGTTAAAATCAGAGATCAAAAATATTTCTGAAAATGGTGTCAGTGCTAAACCTGCCACTAGAAAACCGAAACCTAAACCCTCTGGTCAGAAAAAGAATTATCTTAACAAGACGGCAATTTATCGAGTCTTGAGTAAAGCTACCAAGCAGGATTTAAATGCGGCTAAAGATATTTGGCCAGATGTTATGAGTATGTTGTCGGTCACTCAACGAGCAATGATGCGTGTTTCAGAACCCGTTGCAGCCTGTCCTGATGGGTTAGTCATGGCTTTTGACTACCCAATGTGGTTTGAACAAGCCCAAGAAGATCAGGATTTGTTAGATTCACTGACAGCTGACGTCAGCAAGCTTTTGAAAAAAGATTGCGAGATCGTCATGGTGCCCAAAAATGATTGGCCAACCATTAGAAAAGAATATATTGCGAATAACATTGATTTAGATAAGAATAACGATGTAAAATCTAAACCAGAGGCAACAAAATCGGATAAGACAGTTGATGAAGCAGTGAACTTGTTTGGTGAAGATAATGTTGAGATCAAAAACGACTAG
- the rsmI gene encoding 16S rRNA (cytidine(1402)-2'-O)-methyltransferase encodes MKEQKSFVDNSKGCLFLVPTPIGNLNDMTYRAVQTLQDVDLVAAEDTRNTKNLLNHFEITTDLISFHEHNTASRIPELIEKLNSGVNIAQVSDAGTPSISDPGKELVKAAIKEDISVVPLPGATASTTALIASGIEPQPFYFYGFLPRKGKERTEALVDLANRKETTIIYESPYRVQKTLDDLADKFGSDRQITLARELTKLHEAFLRGSLVDVISYYQDNEPKGEYVLVIAGKPTEQTETMSDEQIIQAVDRLIEAGNKPNKAIKEIAAQNDLKKQTVYNLYHNIEGND; translated from the coding sequence ATGAAAGAACAAAAGAGTTTTGTTGATAATTCGAAGGGCTGCCTTTTTTTAGTGCCTACGCCAATCGGTAATTTAAACGACATGACTTATCGTGCAGTCCAGACGTTGCAAGATGTCGACTTAGTGGCAGCAGAAGATACTCGAAACACTAAGAACTTATTGAATCATTTCGAGATCACCACTGACTTGATTAGTTTTCATGAACACAACACAGCTTCACGGATTCCTGAGTTGATCGAAAAGCTTAACTCTGGTGTTAATATCGCCCAAGTCAGTGATGCCGGAACTCCTTCGATCAGCGACCCTGGTAAAGAGTTAGTTAAGGCAGCTATCAAAGAAGATATTTCAGTCGTACCGCTACCAGGGGCAACAGCATCGACAACAGCTTTGATTGCTTCAGGCATTGAACCGCAGCCGTTTTACTTTTACGGCTTTTTACCAAGAAAGGGTAAGGAACGAACTGAAGCTTTGGTCGACCTTGCTAACCGCAAAGAAACAACGATCATTTACGAGTCACCTTATCGTGTGCAAAAAACGTTAGATGACCTGGCTGACAAATTTGGTTCAGACAGGCAGATCACATTAGCTCGTGAATTGACTAAGTTGCATGAAGCATTTTTACGAGGCAGTTTAGTTGATGTGATTTCCTATTACCAAGATAATGAACCCAAGGGTGAATATGTTTTGGTAATTGCTGGAAAACCAACTGAACAAACGGAGACGATGAGCGATGAACAGATCATCCAAGCCGTTGACCGCTTGATCGAAGCTGGCAACAAGCCAAACAAAGCAATCAAAGAGATTGCCGCCCAAAATGACCTTAAAAAGCAAACGGTCTATAACTTATATCACAATATTGAAGGGAACGATTAA
- a CDS encoding cyclic-di-AMP receptor produces MKMILAIVQDKDSQQLQSKLVKDGFRFTRLPSTGGFLKSGNSTFIMGVDDEKVDDALEVIKKACHTRTQYVASSFVLPESGIGDPVEVQVGGATCFILPVDKFVRF; encoded by the coding sequence ATGAAAATGATTTTAGCAATCGTACAAGATAAAGATAGCCAACAACTTCAATCTAAGTTGGTCAAAGACGGATTTCGTTTTACGAGACTACCTTCGACTGGTGGTTTTTTGAAATCTGGTAACTCGACGTTTATCATGGGTGTCGACGATGAGAAAGTGGACGACGCCTTAGAAGTTATCAAAAAAGCATGCCACACTAGAACCCAATATGTGGCTTCATCATTTGTCTTGCCAGAAAGCGGCATTGGTGATCCAGTTGAAGTCCAAGTTGGAGGAGCAACGTGCTTCATTCTTCCAGTTGATAAATTTGTGAGATTTTAA
- a CDS encoding class I SAM-dependent methyltransferase has translation MANQYFENSEDLEHELKTFDFTLKGHNLKFTSDSGVFSRQTIYFGSRVLIEAIDFSNVPQGDILDVGCGYGPIGLALAKDQTSRQVTMTDVNLRALDLAKKNASANKIENVNIFESSIYDKIEDKYALIVSNPPIRAGKEVVSGIIAEAADHLLPSGEVWIVIQKKQGAPSAKKLMKLTYGNVDVVTRDKGYYILRSKLQ, from the coding sequence ATGGCAAATCAGTATTTTGAAAATTCAGAAGATCTTGAACATGAACTAAAAACCTTTGATTTCACATTGAAGGGGCATAATCTCAAATTTACATCTGACAGTGGCGTTTTTTCACGACAGACGATCTACTTTGGCTCACGGGTCTTGATCGAAGCAATTGATTTTTCAAATGTCCCCCAAGGCGATATTTTGGACGTTGGCTGTGGATATGGTCCAATCGGATTAGCACTAGCTAAAGACCAAACAAGTCGTCAAGTAACGATGACAGATGTCAATTTAAGGGCGTTAGACTTAGCTAAAAAGAATGCGTCTGCCAATAAGATTGAGAATGTAAACATTTTTGAATCAAGCATTTATGACAAAATCGAGGACAAGTATGCCTTGATCGTATCCAACCCACCAATTAGAGCTGGCAAGGAAGTTGTTTCTGGAATCATTGCTGAAGCAGCTGACCACTTGTTGCCAAGCGGCGAAGTTTGGATCGTGATTCAGAAGAAACAAGGAGCACCATCCGCTAAAAAATTAATGAAGCTGACTTATGGAAATGTTGACGTTGTAACACGTGACAAGGGGTATTATATTCTTAGAAGTAAACTTCAATAA
- the rplA gene encoding 50S ribosomal protein L1 has product MAKHGKKYMEAVKGLDKSKTYSAEEAADLLKKIDYAKFDSTIEVAINLDVDPKQADQQIRGAIVLPNGTGKTSKVIVFAEGQQAKDAEAAGADVVGSDDLVEKIQDGWLDFDVAVATPPMMAKVGRLGRVLGPKGLMPNPKTGTVTMDVTKAVNDIKAGQVAYRVDSNGLIHAPIGKASFDTKKLSENFSALYEAILKARPASLKGAYVTSVNMTSTFGPGLKINA; this is encoded by the coding sequence ATGGCTAAGCATGGAAAAAAATATATGGAAGCAGTCAAAGGTTTAGATAAGTCAAAGACTTATTCTGCTGAAGAAGCTGCTGATTTACTTAAGAAAATTGATTACGCAAAATTCGATTCAACAATCGAAGTTGCTATTAACTTGGACGTAGATCCAAAACAAGCTGACCAACAAATTCGTGGCGCAATCGTGCTACCAAATGGTACAGGTAAAACTTCAAAGGTTATTGTATTTGCTGAAGGACAACAAGCTAAAGATGCTGAAGCAGCTGGCGCTGACGTTGTAGGTTCAGATGACCTTGTTGAAAAGATCCAAGATGGCTGGTTGGACTTTGATGTTGCTGTTGCAACACCACCAATGATGGCTAAGGTTGGACGTTTAGGTCGTGTACTTGGACCTAAAGGTTTAATGCCTAACCCTAAGACTGGTACAGTTACAATGGACGTTACAAAAGCTGTTAACGACATTAAAGCTGGACAAGTTGCTTACCGTGTTGACTCAAATGGTTTGATCCATGCACCAATCGGTAAGGCATCATTTGATACAAAGAAACTTTCAGAAAACTTCTCAGCACTTTACGAAGCAATCTTGAAAGCTCGTCCAGCATCATTGAAGGGTGCTTATGTTACAAGTGTTAACATGACTTCAACATTTGGCCCTGGTCTTAAGATTAACGCTTAA
- a CDS encoding acyl-[acyl-carrier-protein] thioesterase: MDEKSKAEVYSEDAVFPFYLSNFTGDIKTSALLDIMLLASENQLKQADADSVSMVERGLGWVVTQYHLDIKTMPKVGQPLKVSTRATSYNKFFYYRDFWIDDVDGNRMVTLESAFVIIDIKKRKIVSASDSLGSMFGSEETNSIKRFARLREPKEFDNQRFQHIGYYNIDVNRHVNNTYYFDWMVDSLDIEFIATHRIKTMDIKYEKELNTQSKPEIYSKMDGLTSTHWIKNGDQLNVVAKFTWVEK, translated from the coding sequence ATGGATGAAAAAAGCAAAGCTGAAGTATACAGCGAAGACGCAGTTTTTCCATTTTATCTATCTAACTTTACTGGCGACATTAAAACCTCAGCCTTACTCGACATCATGTTGTTAGCATCTGAAAATCAATTAAAACAAGCAGATGCTGACAGTGTTTCCATGGTCGAACGTGGACTGGGCTGGGTAGTCACGCAATACCACTTAGACATCAAGACGATGCCAAAAGTAGGACAGCCACTCAAGGTCAGCACTCGTGCTACTAGCTACAACAAATTTTTCTATTATCGTGATTTCTGGATCGACGATGTTGATGGCAATCGCATGGTAACGCTTGAAAGTGCCTTCGTGATCATCGACATTAAAAAACGTAAAATCGTCAGTGCTTCTGACAGTTTAGGTAGTATGTTTGGTTCAGAAGAAACTAATAGCATCAAGCGTTTTGCTAGATTGCGCGAGCCTAAGGAATTCGATAATCAAAGATTCCAACATATCGGATATTACAATATCGACGTTAACCGCCATGTTAACAACACCTACTATTTTGACTGGATGGTTGATTCTCTAGACATCGAATTCATTGCAACGCATCGTATCAAAACAATGGATATTAAATACGAAAAAGAATTAAATACGCAAAGTAAACCGGAAATTTATTCGAAGATGGATGGCTTGACGAGTACTCATTGGATCAAGAACGGCGATCAATTAAACGTTGTTGCTAAGTTCACTTGGGTAGAAAAATAA
- a CDS encoding folate family ECF transporter S component codes for MNRSKGSTAVISVHELTWMALLIAMQIVLTKFNIGSNMLQVGFSFIAMALIGYYFGPYKAAIAGAVADILGNTVLSTGGGFNIGFTVSAITLGLIYGFMLHNRKVSLLNVFITVLLTTLVVNLFMNTLWIHLQYGTPFMALLVTRGIKEAITLVYQTGILYFILRWISNSRFNRIGR; via the coding sequence ATGAACAGAAGTAAGGGAAGTACAGCAGTCATAAGTGTTCATGAACTAACATGGATGGCCTTATTGATTGCGATGCAAATAGTGTTGACCAAGTTCAACATTGGTAGCAACATGCTACAAGTTGGATTCAGTTTTATCGCGATGGCACTGATCGGTTATTATTTTGGACCTTATAAGGCCGCAATCGCAGGTGCAGTCGCTGATATTCTCGGAAACACAGTCTTATCTACTGGTGGGGGCTTTAACATTGGTTTTACAGTCTCAGCAATTACTCTAGGTTTGATTTATGGATTTATGCTCCACAATCGAAAGGTGTCACTGTTGAACGTATTTATCACAGTATTATTGACAACTTTGGTGGTTAACTTATTCATGAACACCTTATGGATCCACCTGCAATACGGAACGCCTTTTATGGCTCTATTGGTAACTCGAGGTATTAAAGAAGCAATTACCTTGGTATATCAAACTGGTATTTTGTATTTCATCTTAAGATGGATCAGCAATTCACGCTTTAACAGAATAGGTCGCTAA
- the rplJ gene encoding 50S ribosomal protein L10: MKQEVLDKKQAEVDAVVKNLKDAKSVVVIDYLGLTVEEVTNMRAELREQGASMKVIKNTILRRAADAAGIEGIEDLFAGPTAIAFSEEDPVAPAKVAAKYAKDVESVEIKGGMIEGKVATLEEIQNLATLPSRDGLLSMLVSVLQAPVRDFALTVKAIADKGDEPAA; encoded by the coding sequence ATGAAGCAAGAAGTATTAGACAAGAAACAAGCAGAAGTTGATGCAGTTGTTAAGAACTTGAAAGATGCTAAATCAGTAGTTGTTATCGATTACTTAGGTTTAACTGTTGAAGAAGTTACTAACATGCGTGCAGAATTACGTGAACAAGGTGCTTCTATGAAAGTTATCAAGAACACTATTTTGAGACGTGCTGCTGATGCTGCTGGTATCGAAGGAATCGAAGACTTATTCGCTGGTCCTACAGCTATTGCCTTCTCTGAAGAAGATCCAGTTGCTCCTGCTAAAGTTGCTGCTAAGTATGCCAAAGATGTTGAATCCGTTGAAATCAAGGGTGGAATGATCGAAGGCAAAGTAGCTACATTAGAAGAAATTCAAAACCTTGCAACATTACCATCAAGAGATGGATTACTATCTATGTTGGTATCTGTATTACAAGCACCAGTTCGTGACTTTGCTCTTACAGTTAAGGCTATTGCCGATAAAGGCGACGAACCAGCTGCTTAA
- a CDS encoding initiation-control protein YabA, with translation MAENDLYSEFEDITNKLSDLSSQLSTLKEQLSKSLEENEELKIENKNLRKHLEKVDDGQKGFDPNDLPSSRLNLEKLYEKGFHVCQQFYGSHHEEPCMFCLDVIYGNRSKKQ, from the coding sequence ATGGCAGAAAACGATTTATATAGTGAGTTTGAAGATATAACAAACAAATTATCAGATCTAAGCTCTCAATTATCTACCTTAAAGGAACAACTATCTAAGAGCTTAGAAGAGAACGAAGAATTGAAAATTGAAAACAAGAACCTTCGCAAGCATCTCGAAAAAGTCGATGATGGTCAAAAAGGTTTTGATCCAAACGATTTGCCAAGTTCGCGCTTGAACCTAGAAAAGCTATACGAGAAGGGATTTCATGTGTGCCAGCAGTTTTATGGCTCGCATCATGAAGAACCTTGTATGTTTTGTCTAGATGTAATTTATGGCAATCGTTCTAAAAAACAATAG
- a CDS encoding YaaL family protein, with translation MFGRRKVNVKKLEDDRLLNDIRFIQARANNMQKLVDNSLEVSDETRIKLRLEMCKYQFLYLEARRRSAKARETTNIIFGDEDTLLSQPNAAEKHW, from the coding sequence ATGTTTGGAAGAAGAAAAGTTAACGTCAAAAAGCTTGAAGATGATCGTTTATTAAACGATATTCGTTTTATTCAAGCACGTGCTAATAACATGCAAAAGTTAGTCGACAACTCATTAGAGGTGTCTGACGAAACTCGGATCAAATTACGATTAGAGATGTGCAAGTACCAATTCTTGTACCTTGAAGCACGCCGTCGCAGCGCCAAAGCTCGTGAGACGACTAATATTATTTTTGGCGATGAGGATACATTGCTCAGCCAACCTAATGCTGCCGAAAAGCATTGGTAA
- the rplL gene encoding 50S ribosomal protein L7/L12 — translation MALDTQAIIDQLKDASILELNDLVKAIEEEFDVTAAAPVAAAGAAGGDAGAEKDSFDVELTESGQEKVKVIKEVRAITGLGLKDSKDLVDGAPKVIKEGVAKDDANEMKEKLEAVGATVTLK, via the coding sequence ATGGCTTTAGATACACAAGCAATTATTGACCAATTAAAAGATGCATCAATCCTTGAACTTAACGACTTAGTTAAGGCTATCGAAGAAGAATTTGACGTTACAGCTGCTGCTCCTGTTGCAGCTGCTGGTGCTGCTGGTGGCGACGCTGGTGCAGAAAAGGATTCATTCGATGTTGAATTGACAGAATCAGGACAAGAAAAAGTTAAGGTTATCAAGGAAGTTCGTGCAATCACAGGACTTGGCTTGAAAGACTCAAAAGACCTTGTTGATGGCGCACCTAAGGTTATCAAAGAAGGCGTTGCTAAAGACGATGCTAACGAAATGAAAGAAAAACTTGAAGCCGTTGGCGCAACAGTTACATTGAAATAA